The Halomonas denitrificans genome window below encodes:
- a CDS encoding zf-TFIIB domain-containing protein — translation MSELRCPKCREPMEPVEADGVEVDRCTGCGGIWFDAGELDWLAQSEIAEAIDVGEPAEGEAMNALTHIDCPRCGRPTRHVADPHKPDIRYEICSGCEGVFLDAGEFRDLARLSLSELLRALFRRRQA, via the coding sequence ATGAGCGAACTGCGCTGCCCCAAGTGCCGGGAGCCGATGGAGCCGGTCGAGGCCGACGGGGTCGAGGTCGACCGCTGCACCGGCTGCGGCGGCATCTGGTTCGATGCCGGCGAGCTCGACTGGCTGGCGCAGAGCGAGATCGCCGAGGCCATCGATGTGGGCGAACCCGCCGAGGGCGAAGCGATGAACGCGCTGACCCATATCGACTGTCCGCGCTGCGGTCGTCCCACGCGCCACGTCGCCGACCCCCACAAGCCGGACATCCGCTACGAGATCTGCTCCGGTTGCGAGGGCGTGTTTCTCGACGCCGGGGAGTTCCGCGATCTGGCCCGGCTTTCGCTGTCCGAACTGCTGCGCGCCCTGTTCAGACGCCGACAGGCCTGA